The following coding sequences lie in one Pseudomonas sp. B33.4 genomic window:
- a CDS encoding FAD-dependent oxidoreductase, whose product MSQADFIIIGGGIAGASTGFWLSPHGKVIVLERESHPAYHSTGRSAALFTAAYGTPQVRALTQASREFFDHPPAGFCEHPLLTPRGEMTVDFTGDSAELHNQYLSAKATVPEMQLLSADEACARLPILRREKVHGAIYDPSASDIDTDALHQGYLRGIRRNNGEVHTDCEVLGLNRDANGLWHVQTNGQTFTTPVIINAAGAWADMVGALAGAKPLGLQPKRRAAFIFAGPEGVDIHHWPMLVSLDESFYMKPDAGMFLGSPANADPVEPHDVQPEELDIAMGIYQIEEATTLTIRRPTRTWAGLRSFVADGDLLSGFDQQVPGLFWVAAQGGYGIQTSPAMGQASAALVRGQPLPAHFLQFGLSSAMLSPARLA is encoded by the coding sequence ATGAGCCAGGCAGATTTCATCATCATCGGCGGCGGAATTGCCGGCGCTTCCACCGGTTTCTGGCTGTCGCCGCACGGCAAAGTGATCGTGCTCGAACGTGAATCCCACCCGGCCTATCACTCCACCGGGCGCTCCGCCGCGCTGTTCACTGCTGCGTACGGCACACCGCAAGTGCGTGCACTGACCCAAGCGAGCCGCGAATTTTTCGATCATCCACCCGCCGGTTTCTGCGAACACCCGCTGCTCACCCCGCGCGGTGAAATGACCGTAGATTTCACCGGCGACTCTGCCGAATTGCACAACCAATACCTCAGCGCCAAAGCCACGGTGCCCGAGATGCAACTGCTCAGCGCCGATGAAGCCTGTGCGCGACTGCCGATTTTGCGTCGGGAAAAAGTCCACGGTGCCATTTATGATCCGAGCGCCAGCGACATCGACACCGACGCCTTGCATCAGGGCTACCTGCGTGGCATTCGTCGCAATAACGGTGAAGTCCATACCGATTGCGAAGTGCTCGGCCTCAACCGCGACGCCAACGGCCTCTGGCACGTACAAACCAACGGCCAGACCTTCACCACGCCTGTGATCATCAACGCCGCCGGCGCCTGGGCCGACATGGTCGGCGCGTTGGCCGGCGCCAAGCCGCTGGGCCTCCAACCGAAACGCCGCGCCGCATTCATCTTCGCCGGCCCCGAAGGCGTCGACATTCATCACTGGCCGATGCTGGTCAGCCTCGACGAATCCTTCTACATGAAGCCCGACGCCGGCATGTTTCTCGGCTCGCCGGCCAACGCCGACCCGGTCGAACCCCACGACGTGCAGCCGGAAGAACTGGACATCGCCATGGGCATCTACCAGATCGAAGAGGCCACCACGCTGACCATCCGCCGCCCGACACGCACCTGGGCCGGTCTGCGCAGTTTCGTCGCCGACGGTGATTTGCTCAGCGGTTTCGATCAACAAGTGCCAGGGCTGTTCTGGGTGGCGGCGCAGGGTGGTTACGGCATTCAGACTTCACCGGCAATGGGCCAGGCCAGCGCGGCATTGGTACGTGGTCAACCGTTGCCCGCGCACTTTCTGCAGTTTGGCCTGAGCAGCGCCATGCTCTCCCCTGCACGCCTCGCCTGA
- a CDS encoding ornithine cyclodeaminase family protein: protein MSNTPYVIDQHRARELLAGIDVPQILRKLFRDLAAGNALQPAQQLVEFPQGAGDFINYLGVLAEDGVYGVKTSPYIVREQGALVTAWTLLMSMKTGQPLLLCDAGELTTARTAATTAVAVDALAPVNATRLAIIGSGKVAQAHLHYVKSLRDWQSINLYSPSLSADAQTQALLKAITPNLKIADSREAALLEADVIMLCTSSAGPVIDPAELSKPALITSISTNAPRAHEVPPQSLNDMQVFCDYRLTTPGSAGEMLIASEQHGWSQDSIVGDLADLLSEKVQRPDYDRHVFFRSIGLGLEDIALANAIYHLTH from the coding sequence ATGTCCAATACACCCTACGTGATCGACCAGCATCGGGCCCGCGAACTGCTGGCGGGCATTGATGTGCCGCAGATTCTGCGCAAACTGTTTCGCGATCTTGCAGCGGGTAATGCCTTGCAACCGGCGCAACAACTGGTGGAATTTCCGCAAGGTGCCGGCGACTTCATCAATTATCTGGGTGTGCTGGCTGAGGACGGCGTGTACGGCGTGAAGACCTCGCCGTACATCGTTCGCGAGCAAGGGGCGTTGGTGACGGCATGGACCTTGTTGATGTCGATGAAAACCGGTCAACCGCTGCTGCTCTGCGATGCGGGTGAACTGACCACCGCGCGCACCGCCGCGACCACGGCCGTGGCGGTCGACGCCCTCGCTCCGGTGAATGCCACGCGACTGGCGATCATCGGCAGCGGCAAGGTTGCCCAAGCGCATCTGCATTACGTGAAGTCGCTGCGTGACTGGCAGAGCATCAACCTGTACTCGCCAAGTCTGTCCGCCGACGCGCAAACCCAAGCATTGTTGAAAGCCATCACGCCCAATCTGAAGATCGCTGACAGCCGCGAAGCCGCCCTCCTCGAGGCTGACGTGATCATGCTCTGCACCTCGTCCGCCGGGCCGGTCATCGATCCGGCTGAGCTGAGTAAACCGGCGCTGATCACCTCGATCAGCACCAACGCCCCACGCGCCCACGAAGTGCCGCCGCAGAGCCTCAACGACATGCAGGTGTTCTGCGACTATCGTCTGACCACGCCGGGTTCGGCCGGTGAGATGCTGATTGCCAGTGAACAGCATGGCTGGAGCCAGGATTCGATTGTTGGCGATCTGGCGGATCTGCTCAGCGAGAAAGTGCAGCGCCCCGATTATGATCGTCACGTGTTCTTCCGCTCAATCGGCTTGGGCCTTGAAGACATCGCCCTCGCCAATGCGATTTATCACTTAACCCACTAA
- the rhlB gene encoding ATP-dependent RNA helicase RhlB: MTVLKALKKMFGKSEAEQLAPVPSAPSHAPGHRTDAPQADRPAPAAAPKQPPKPAPAAPVAAEPDRSEAPKPVKPRREPKPKASVIPWKLEDFVVEPQEGKTRFHDFKLSPELMHAIQDLGFPYCTPIQAQVLGFTLAGKDAIGRAQTGTGKTAAFLISIITQLLQTPPPKERYMGEPRALIIAPTRELVVQIAKDAADLTKYTGLNVMTFVGGMDFDKQLKHLEARHCDILVATPGRLLDFNQRGDVHLDMVEVMVLDEADRMLDMGFIPQVRQIIRQTPPKSERQTLLFSATFTEDVMNLAKQWTTDPSIVEIEVTNVASENVEQHIYAVAGADKYKLLYNLVNDNGWERVMVFANRKDEVRRIEERLVRDGVNAAQLSGDVPQHKRIKTLEGFREGKIRVLVATDVAGRGIHIDGISHVINFTLPEVPDDYVHRIGRTGRAGADGVSISFAGEDDSYQLPSIEEKLGRKISCETPPTHLLRAVERKRPQ; encoded by the coding sequence ATGACCGTGCTCAAAGCACTCAAGAAGATGTTCGGTAAAAGCGAGGCTGAGCAGCTCGCGCCAGTTCCCAGTGCGCCGTCGCACGCCCCCGGTCATCGCACCGATGCCCCACAGGCCGACCGCCCCGCTCCCGCAGCGGCACCGAAACAGCCACCGAAACCTGCACCGGCCGCCCCTGTCGCCGCCGAACCTGACCGCAGCGAAGCGCCGAAACCGGTCAAGCCACGCCGCGAACCCAAGCCCAAGGCATCGGTCATCCCGTGGAAACTCGAAGATTTCGTCGTCGAGCCACAGGAAGGCAAAACCCGCTTCCACGATTTCAAGTTGTCGCCAGAACTGATGCACGCCATTCAGGATCTGGGCTTCCCGTATTGCACGCCGATCCAGGCACAGGTGCTGGGCTTCACCCTTGCCGGCAAAGACGCCATTGGCCGCGCGCAGACCGGCACAGGTAAAACCGCCGCGTTCCTGATCTCGATCATCACCCAACTGCTGCAAACGCCGCCGCCGAAAGAACGCTACATGGGTGAACCCCGTGCGCTGATCATCGCGCCGACCCGTGAGCTGGTAGTGCAGATCGCCAAGGACGCCGCCGACCTGACCAAGTACACCGGCCTCAACGTTATGACGTTTGTTGGCGGCATGGACTTCGACAAGCAGCTCAAGCACCTCGAAGCGCGCCACTGCGACATTCTTGTTGCAACCCCGGGCCGTCTGCTCGACTTCAACCAGCGCGGCGACGTGCACCTGGACATGGTCGAAGTGATGGTGCTGGACGAAGCCGACCGCATGCTCGACATGGGTTTCATCCCGCAAGTGCGGCAGATCATTCGCCAGACCCCGCCGAAGTCCGAGCGCCAGACCCTGCTGTTCTCCGCGACCTTCACCGAAGACGTGATGAACCTCGCCAAGCAATGGACTACCGATCCGTCCATCGTCGAAATCGAAGTCACCAACGTCGCCAGCGAAAACGTCGAGCAACACATCTACGCCGTGGCCGGTGCCGACAAGTACAAATTGCTCTACAACCTGGTCAACGATAATGGCTGGGAGCGGGTGATGGTCTTCGCCAACCGCAAGGACGAAGTGCGCCGCATCGAAGAACGTCTGGTGCGCGACGGTGTGAATGCGGCGCAGTTGTCCGGCGACGTGCCGCAACACAAACGCATCAAGACCCTGGAAGGTTTCCGCGAAGGCAAGATTCGCGTACTGGTCGCCACTGATGTGGCCGGTCGCGGCATCCACATCGACGGCATCAGCCACGTGATCAACTTCACCCTGCCGGAAGTCCCGGACGACTACGTACACCGCATCGGCCGGACCGGTCGTGCTGGTGCTGACGGTGTGTCGATCAGCTTCGCCGGTGAGGACGACTCCTACCAGTTGCCGTCCATCGAAGAGAAGCTCGGTCGCAAGATCAGCTGTGAAACGCCGCCAACGCATCTGTTGCGCGCGGTTGAGCGCAAACGTCCGCAGTAA
- a CDS encoding alpha/beta hydrolase translates to MTEPLILQPVKPADACVIWLHGLGADRYDFLPVAEALQESLLSTRFVLPQAPTRPVTINGGYAMPSWYDIKAMSPARAIDRDELEASADRIIELIENERASGIDASRIFLAGFSQGGAVVLHSAFVKWQGPLGGVLALSTYAPTFNDEMELSASQQRIPALCLHGQFDGVVQNSMGRSAYEHLVKHGVTVTWQEYPMEHEVLPEEIRDIGVWLSERLR, encoded by the coding sequence ATGACCGAGCCCTTGATTCTTCAGCCTGTTAAGCCCGCAGACGCCTGCGTGATCTGGCTGCACGGCCTCGGCGCCGACCGCTACGATTTCCTGCCGGTGGCTGAAGCGTTGCAGGAAAGCCTGTTGAGCACGCGCTTCGTGCTGCCACAGGCGCCGACTCGTCCAGTGACGATAAATGGCGGATATGCCATGCCGAGCTGGTACGACATTAAAGCCATGAGCCCGGCGCGGGCGATCGATCGTGATGAGCTGGAAGCCTCAGCGGATCGCATCATCGAACTGATCGAAAACGAGCGCGCCAGCGGAATAGACGCTTCGCGGATTTTCCTCGCCGGTTTTTCCCAGGGTGGCGCCGTGGTGTTGCACAGTGCATTTGTGAAATGGCAGGGGCCGTTGGGTGGTGTGCTGGCGTTGTCGACGTATGCGCCGACTTTCAATGATGAGATGGAGCTTTCAGCCAGTCAGCAGCGGATTCCAGCGCTGTGTCTGCACGGCCAGTTCGATGGCGTGGTGCAGAACTCCATGGGCCGCAGTGCCTACGAGCATTTGGTGAAGCATGGTGTCACCGTGACATGGCAGGAATACCCAATGGAGCACGAAGTGTTACCCGAGGAGATTCGCGACATCGGTGTCTGGTTGAGTGAGCGCCTGCGCTAA
- a CDS encoding amino acid ABC transporter substrate-binding protein yields MKMLKSTLAIVTAATVLGVSGFAQAGATLDAVQKKGFVQCGVSDGLPGFSVPDATGKILGIDADVCRAVAAAVFGDATKVKFSQLNAKERFTALQSGEIDILSRNTTMTSSRDAGMGLKFPGFITYYDGIGFLVNNKLGVKSAKELDGATICIQAGTTTELNVSDYFRGNGLKYTPITFDTSDESAKSLESGRCDVLTSDKSQLFAQRSKLASPKDYVVLPETISKEPLGPVVRNGDDEWLAIVRWVGYALLNTEEAGITSKNVEAEAKSTKNPDVARMLGADGEYGKDLKLPKDWVVQIVKQVGNYGEIFEKNLGKSTPLEIDRGLNALWNNGGIQYAPPVR; encoded by the coding sequence ATGAAGATGTTGAAATCCACTCTGGCGATCGTGACTGCAGCAACAGTTCTCGGCGTCAGCGGGTTCGCTCAGGCGGGTGCAACCCTGGATGCGGTGCAGAAGAAAGGTTTCGTGCAGTGTGGCGTAAGCGACGGTCTGCCGGGCTTCTCGGTTCCGGACGCTACCGGCAAGATCCTCGGGATCGACGCTGACGTCTGCCGCGCTGTGGCCGCTGCCGTATTCGGCGACGCGACCAAGGTCAAATTCAGTCAGTTGAACGCCAAAGAGCGCTTCACCGCGCTGCAATCGGGCGAGATCGACATCCTGTCGCGCAACACCACCATGACCAGTTCGCGTGACGCGGGCATGGGCCTGAAATTCCCGGGCTTCATTACCTACTACGACGGCATCGGCTTCCTGGTAAACAACAAGCTGGGCGTGAAGAGTGCCAAAGAGCTCGACGGTGCAACTATCTGCATCCAGGCCGGTACCACCACGGAGCTGAACGTTTCCGACTACTTCCGTGGCAACGGTCTGAAATACACCCCGATCACTTTCGACACCTCCGATGAAAGCGCCAAGTCGCTGGAATCCGGTCGTTGCGACGTGCTGACCTCCGACAAGTCCCAGTTGTTCGCCCAGCGCAGCAAGCTGGCCTCGCCGAAAGACTATGTGGTTCTGCCGGAAACCATTTCCAAAGAGCCTCTGGGCCCAGTCGTACGTAACGGCGACGACGAGTGGCTGGCCATCGTGCGTTGGGTTGGCTACGCGCTGCTCAACACCGAAGAAGCCGGCATCACTTCGAAGAACGTCGAAGCGGAAGCCAAGTCGACCAAGAACCCGGACGTTGCCCGTATGCTCGGCGCTGACGGCGAGTACGGCAAAGACCTGAAACTGCCGAAAGACTGGGTTGTGCAGATCGTCAAACAAGTCGGCAACTACGGCGAAATCTTCGAGAAAAACCTCGGCAAGAGCACTCCGCTGGAAATCGACCGCGGCTTGAACGCCCTGTGGAACAACGGCGGCATTCAGTACGCACCACCAGTGCGCTAA